The following are from one region of the Actinopolyspora halophila DSM 43834 genome:
- a CDS encoding HpcH/HpaI aldolase family protein, producing the protein MNTAEFARKIRARERLIGYWSVLDAPVATERIGRLGYDYVAIDGQHGLVGYSGMLNGMMAVDAGGRAVGLVRVEANDPAVIGRALDAGAAGVIVPLIDTPADAAAAVDATRYPPEGSRSYGPMRAGLRIGPKPAEANSGTTVLAMIETSRALDNVREICATPGLDGVYVGPSDLCLAVGGAFPGDPAVSEVFEQAVTDIRDSAARAGIAAGIHTPNGDTAARRLAEGYTFVSIASDLVHLENTAAEHLNVARS; encoded by the coding sequence TTGAACACCGCGGAATTCGCACGAAAAATCCGTGCCAGGGAAAGGCTCATCGGGTACTGGTCCGTTCTCGACGCCCCGGTGGCCACCGAGCGCATCGGACGGCTCGGTTACGACTACGTGGCCATCGACGGCCAACACGGGCTCGTGGGCTATTCCGGAATGCTCAACGGAATGATGGCCGTGGACGCCGGTGGCCGAGCGGTCGGACTCGTCCGGGTCGAGGCCAACGATCCCGCCGTGATCGGACGGGCGCTCGACGCGGGCGCGGCCGGAGTCATCGTGCCACTGATCGACACGCCCGCCGATGCCGCCGCGGCAGTGGACGCCACGCGCTACCCACCGGAAGGGAGCCGCTCCTACGGGCCGATGCGCGCCGGTTTGCGCATCGGTCCCAAGCCCGCCGAGGCGAACTCCGGCACGACGGTGCTCGCGATGATCGAAACCTCCCGAGCGCTGGACAACGTCCGGGAGATCTGCGCGACCCCCGGGCTGGACGGCGTCTACGTCGGCCCCTCCGACCTGTGCCTGGCGGTGGGCGGCGCGTTTCCCGGTGACCCGGCCGTCAGCGAGGTGTTCGAGCAGGCGGTGACCGACATCCGGGACTCGGCGGCACGGGCGGGCATCGCGGCGGGCATACACACTCCGAACGGCGACACCGCCGCACGCCGACTGGCCGAGGGCTACACCTTCGTCAGCATCGCCTCCGACCTGGTGCACCTGGAGAACACGGCGGCCGAACACCTCAACGTCGCTCGATCGTGA
- a CDS encoding Nramp family divalent metal transporter, which translates to MRNDSQPHEPPVSTVTTEAPPPSPPSKLSEYVRSLGPGIVVVVSWLGTGDFISASVSGSNFGYALIWTLLIAILSRYFIVSTMSRYQLCNSVGDETILDGYGRVWRGFPMYIGATTCVLGFIYVSFLLIAAGTALDHLFDGVVDLGGWGTFLWAVPTMGAALWLASRRSGHYRALEIVAQITMGVLVISFLVALMGTGVDFGKLFGGLLFELPAGEAGYITAASTAVGLIGAVGGSAANLLYPYLMHEKGWRGSGYRKLQRLDLRFGTLVMFGLVLAVWIVAAETLHGTGQGVSSADGLALMMEKAIGPAGPSIMWCAVFFTVFNNIVTQPRVFVRMFTESLHKSRPARAESIRAANPNAELNQKELFLHDRVFWVIFTVIMTVPILFSLPVMPGMVVLTLMGNSVNVLTVPAVIIGLIVMTTRRDLMPRSHANKWWQTTILVLIGAVGLWATYELVLSIVNLGG; encoded by the coding sequence ATGCGCAACGACTCCCAACCGCACGAACCTCCCGTCAGCACGGTGACCACCGAAGCACCACCGCCCTCCCCGCCCAGCAAGCTCTCCGAATACGTCAGGAGTCTGGGCCCCGGCATCGTCGTGGTCGTGTCCTGGCTGGGAACGGGAGATTTCATCAGCGCCTCGGTATCGGGGTCCAATTTCGGATACGCGCTGATCTGGACACTGCTGATCGCGATTCTGTCGCGGTACTTCATCGTTTCGACGATGTCCCGGTACCAGCTGTGCAACAGCGTCGGCGACGAAACGATACTCGACGGGTACGGGCGCGTGTGGCGCGGATTTCCGATGTACATCGGAGCCACCACCTGCGTGCTCGGATTCATCTACGTTTCTTTCCTGCTCATAGCCGCGGGAACGGCACTCGACCACCTGTTCGACGGAGTGGTCGACCTGGGCGGGTGGGGAACTTTCCTCTGGGCCGTTCCCACCATGGGGGCAGCATTGTGGCTCGCGTCCCGCCGGAGCGGGCACTATCGAGCCCTGGAAATCGTCGCGCAGATCACCATGGGCGTTCTCGTGATCAGTTTCCTCGTCGCGCTGATGGGAACCGGCGTCGACTTCGGGAAACTGTTCGGTGGACTGCTGTTCGAGCTGCCCGCGGGCGAAGCGGGCTACATCACCGCGGCCAGCACCGCCGTGGGGCTCATCGGCGCGGTCGGCGGCTCCGCGGCGAACCTGCTCTATCCCTACCTCATGCACGAGAAGGGGTGGCGCGGAAGCGGTTACCGCAAGTTGCAGCGACTCGACCTGCGCTTCGGAACGTTGGTGATGTTCGGACTCGTGCTGGCCGTCTGGATCGTGGCCGCGGAAACACTGCACGGCACGGGGCAGGGAGTGTCCTCGGCGGACGGACTCGCTCTCATGATGGAGAAGGCGATCGGCCCGGCTGGTCCGTCCATCATGTGGTGCGCGGTGTTCTTCACGGTGTTCAACAACATCGTCACCCAACCACGGGTCTTCGTGCGCATGTTCACCGAATCGCTGCACAAATCCCGTCCGGCCAGGGCCGAGAGCATCAGGGCGGCGAACCCGAACGCGGAATTGAACCAAAAAGAACTCTTCCTGCACGACCGCGTCTTCTGGGTGATCTTCACCGTCATCATGACGGTGCCCATCCTCTTCTCACTGCCGGTCATGCCCGGAATGGTCGTGCTCACCCTGATGGGCAACTCCGTCAACGTGCTGACGGTCCCCGCAGTGATAATCGGCCTGATAGTCATGACCACGCGGCGCGACCTCATGCCGCGGTCACACGCCAACAAGTGGTGGCAGACCACGATCCTGGTTCTCATCGGCGCGGTAGGGCTCTGGGCGACCTACGAACTGGTCCTCAGCATCGTGAACCTGGGCGGCTGA
- a CDS encoding sialidase family protein — translation MDASEPVDEGNHRTALLTAPAPQSHAANLMPLPDGDMGCAWFAGTQEGMSDIDIWFARFRSDGTWSTPERVSADPHHSEQNPVLFPTPRGELWLLYTAQHAGDQDTAEVRVRVSTDSGHTWGAARTLVPASGSRGVFIRQPIVVLDSGRWLLPVFHCVRPERGKWRGDHDTSAVLVSDDEGETWQHHDVPNSTGCVHMNIVRTADGTLLAMFRRRQADAVHASHSTDGVHWSPPEPTELPNNNSSIQLTALRDGGLALVYNASSAADATARRTSLYDEINQDSAEAVEEEPPGPAFWGAPRAPLTLALSPDNGKTWPFRHDIEAGDGHCLTNDSRNGANRELSYPSIAQASDGELHIAFTHFRQAIKHVRLAPDQTFT, via the coding sequence GTGGACGCTTCCGAACCCGTGGATGAAGGAAACCACCGCACGGCCCTCCTGACCGCACCCGCTCCCCAGTCACACGCCGCCAATCTGATGCCCCTGCCGGACGGTGACATGGGATGCGCGTGGTTCGCGGGAACCCAGGAGGGAATGTCGGACATCGACATCTGGTTCGCACGATTCCGCTCCGACGGAACGTGGAGCACTCCCGAACGCGTCTCCGCCGACCCGCACCACTCCGAGCAGAACCCCGTACTCTTCCCGACACCGCGCGGCGAACTCTGGCTGCTCTACACCGCGCAACACGCGGGGGACCAGGACACCGCCGAGGTCCGGGTGCGCGTCTCGACCGACTCCGGGCACACCTGGGGCGCCGCGCGCACTCTCGTACCGGCGAGCGGGTCGCGGGGTGTCTTCATCCGACAGCCGATCGTGGTGCTGGACTCGGGACGCTGGTTGCTGCCGGTCTTCCACTGCGTCCGCCCGGAACGCGGAAAGTGGCGGGGTGATCACGACACCAGCGCGGTCCTCGTCTCCGACGACGAGGGGGAGACGTGGCAGCACCACGACGTCCCGAACAGCACGGGATGCGTGCACATGAACATCGTCCGGACCGCGGACGGCACGCTGCTCGCGATGTTCCGCCGTCGGCAGGCCGACGCCGTACACGCCAGCCACTCCACGGACGGAGTGCACTGGAGCCCTCCCGAGCCCACCGAACTGCCGAACAACAACTCCTCGATCCAGCTGACGGCGCTACGCGACGGCGGACTTGCACTCGTCTACAACGCGAGCAGCGCCGCGGACGCCACGGCGCGCCGGACCTCGCTGTACGACGAGATCAACCAGGACTCCGCGGAAGCCGTCGAGGAGGAGCCTCCGGGGCCGGCGTTCTGGGGTGCTCCGCGCGCCCCGCTGACGCTGGCCCTCTCCCCGGACAACGGAAAGACCTGGCCCTTCCGGCACGACATCGAGGCCGGCGACGGCCACTGCCTGACCAACGACTCGCGGAACGGCGCGAATCGGGAGCTCTCCTACCCGTCGATCGCCCAGGCCTCCGACGGAGAGCTGCACATCGCGTTCACCCACTTCCGCCAGGCCATCAAACACGTGCGTCTGGCACCGGACCAGACCTTCACGTAG
- a CDS encoding Nramp family divalent metal transporter — protein sequence MTDEAAKTGSTAPGTETTDPYALRPENVHEAPTTLPGRLRHLGPGLVLSAAVVGSGELIVTTSLGARAGFVLLWLVIISTAVKVWVQLELAGWTILTGKPALRGFAQIPPRIGRVGWINWLWIGMDFTKMIQRGGIIGGVAVACSILWPIVGAPLSFPSVLTWTALITAGLVVLLHSGRYSVVERSAVLAVGFFTVSTVALALGLPLTPFAYGIEDIGTGMSFAIPSGALGIAVSMFGLTGVGADEMTTYTYWCLEKGYARWTGPDDGTEQRARRAEGWLRVMRLDVLVSWLVCTLCTFSFYVIGAAVLHPQNLVPSGNDMISTLSRIYTDTMGAWAEYLFLFGAIAVLGATAIGSAASVPRLWTNTLGLLGFIDWDDPVVRHRTIRILTMSFPPLWAAFYLFARSPVLMVQIGGIGSGVFLIAVVIAVWRLRSSEVEPRFRSGKLATAALVISSVAIGVLGLYTIVDVFGLGAG from the coding sequence ATGACCGACGAAGCCGCGAAAACCGGGAGCACCGCTCCGGGCACCGAAACAACCGACCCGTACGCGTTACGACCGGAGAACGTGCACGAGGCACCGACCACGCTGCCGGGGCGACTGCGACATCTGGGCCCCGGTCTGGTCCTGTCCGCCGCCGTGGTCGGTTCCGGAGAGCTGATCGTGACCACCTCGCTGGGTGCCAGAGCCGGATTCGTGCTGCTGTGGCTGGTGATCATCAGCACCGCGGTGAAGGTCTGGGTGCAGCTGGAACTGGCCGGCTGGACCATACTCACCGGCAAGCCCGCGCTACGGGGTTTCGCCCAGATCCCACCCCGCATCGGTCGTGTCGGCTGGATCAACTGGCTCTGGATCGGGATGGACTTCACCAAGATGATCCAACGTGGCGGGATCATCGGCGGTGTGGCCGTAGCGTGCTCGATACTGTGGCCGATCGTCGGCGCACCGCTGAGCTTCCCCTCCGTGCTGACCTGGACCGCGCTGATCACGGCAGGACTGGTCGTGTTGCTGCACAGCGGCCGTTACAGCGTTGTCGAGCGCAGCGCGGTGCTCGCGGTCGGTTTCTTCACGGTCAGCACCGTCGCCCTGGCTCTGGGTCTGCCGCTGACGCCCTTCGCCTACGGAATCGAGGACATCGGCACGGGAATGAGCTTCGCGATCCCTTCGGGAGCCCTCGGCATAGCGGTCTCCATGTTCGGTCTCACCGGGGTGGGAGCCGACGAGATGACCACCTACACCTACTGGTGCCTGGAAAAGGGATACGCCCGCTGGACCGGCCCTGACGACGGAACCGAGCAGCGCGCCCGCCGCGCCGAGGGATGGCTTCGCGTGATGCGCCTGGACGTGCTCGTCTCCTGGCTGGTGTGCACGTTGTGCACCTTCTCGTTCTACGTGATCGGCGCCGCTGTGCTACACCCCCAGAACCTGGTCCCGAGCGGAAACGACATGATCAGTACGCTGTCCAGGATCTACACGGACACCATGGGGGCGTGGGCGGAGTACTTGTTCCTGTTCGGCGCCATCGCCGTGCTCGGAGCCACCGCGATCGGTTCAGCAGCCAGCGTCCCCCGGCTGTGGACCAACACGCTGGGGCTGCTGGGATTCATCGACTGGGACGACCCGGTGGTACGACACCGGACGATACGCATTCTGACCATGTCGTTTCCCCCGTTGTGGGCGGCCTTCTACCTTTTCGCGCGCTCACCGGTGCTGATGGTCCAGATCGGTGGCATAGGAAGTGGTGTCTTCCTGATCGCGGTGGTCATAGCGGTATGGCGTCTGCGGTCTTCCGAGGTGGAGCCCCGGTTCCGCTCCGGCAAGTTGGCCACGGCCGCTCTCGTGATCAGCAGTGTCGCGATCGGAGTGCTGGGGCTGTACACCATCGTCGACGTGTTCGGGCTCGGGGCGGGCTGA
- a CDS encoding phosphoglycerate dehydrogenase yields the protein MSSILITTPTFGRFSAEPRSILAAAGEVIHPHDTHPMPPGELLERVPRADALIVGMDTVDTDVLDAGPRLRVIAKHGVGVDTIDVAAAQQRGIRVVSAPGSNARAVAELAFGLMLAAARKLGTAHTAVLDTRWPKPFGPELAGKALGILGFGRIGRLLAGYAGAFGMRVLAHDPHLDTDEIAAHGARPAGFAECLREAEFVSLHLPGDSDDRPLLDRAALESMQRGAVLVNTARGGLVDGEALAELLHRGQLGGAGVDAFAVEPPSARDPLLNAPNTVLTPHIGACSHEANHDMGVTVAADVVRVLSGREPDNEVPQPATR from the coding sequence ATGTCCTCGATTCTGATCACCACACCGACCTTCGGCAGGTTCTCCGCGGAACCGCGAAGCATCCTCGCCGCGGCGGGAGAAGTGATCCACCCCCACGACACGCACCCCATGCCGCCGGGGGAATTGCTGGAAAGGGTGCCCCGGGCGGACGCGCTGATCGTCGGGATGGACACCGTCGACACCGACGTCCTCGACGCCGGGCCGCGATTGCGCGTGATCGCCAAGCACGGAGTCGGCGTGGACACCATCGACGTCGCCGCCGCGCAGCAACGGGGCATCAGGGTGGTTTCCGCGCCGGGAAGCAACGCACGTGCCGTGGCCGAGCTGGCGTTCGGACTGATGTTGGCCGCCGCGCGGAAGCTGGGAACAGCACACACGGCAGTGCTCGACACCCGGTGGCCGAAACCCTTCGGTCCGGAGCTGGCAGGGAAAGCGCTCGGCATTCTCGGCTTCGGACGCATCGGTCGACTGCTGGCCGGATACGCCGGCGCCTTCGGGATGAGGGTGCTGGCCCACGATCCACACCTGGACACCGATGAGATCGCCGCGCACGGAGCACGTCCAGCCGGATTCGCCGAGTGCCTCCGCGAGGCCGAGTTCGTGAGTCTGCACCTGCCGGGCGACTCCGACGACCGGCCGCTGCTCGACCGCGCGGCGCTCGAATCGATGCAACGCGGTGCTGTGCTGGTCAACACCGCCCGCGGTGGTCTCGTGGACGGAGAAGCGCTGGCCGAACTGTTGCATCGAGGTCAGCTGGGCGGTGCCGGCGTCGACGCTTTCGCAGTCGAACCACCTTCCGCGCGGGATCCGCTGCTCAACGCTCCCAACACCGTGCTGACCCCGCACATCGGGGCGTGCAGCCACGAGGCCAACCACGACATGGGCGTGACGGTCGCTGCGGACGTCGTGCGCGTGCTGAGTGGTCGGGAGCCGGACAACGAGGTCCCGCAGCCGGCGACACGATAA
- a CDS encoding aldo/keto reductase produces the protein MNTEPATLPRTGTQPVLGTMNFGDTVDLTGAARMLDTALESGVTDIDTANGYSGGAAEEMLGELLAHRRKRVSLATKVGIPHPDAGEHPPLSAPALRACVRGSLERLGVEHIDVLYLHQPDRATPLDETLSTVSELVTEGRVGALGVSNFAAWQIAEINRITDLIGAPRPRVAQQLHNLLARRVEEEYTEFAAVTGLTTMVYNPLAGGLLTGRHHFSSTPGTGRFGDSRLAGMYTERYWNSELFEAVNRLHEIAEGAGVTMPELALRWLLGRPTTDALLLGASSEKQLTSNLDAVRAGALPTDVAAACDEVGKTLRGPMPAYNR, from the coding sequence TTGAACACCGAACCCGCCACCTTGCCGAGAACGGGAACACAGCCGGTGTTGGGAACGATGAACTTCGGCGACACCGTGGACCTCACCGGCGCCGCGCGAATGCTCGACACCGCGCTGGAATCCGGTGTCACCGACATCGACACGGCCAACGGCTACTCCGGCGGGGCCGCCGAGGAGATGCTCGGCGAACTGCTGGCCCACCGCAGGAAACGCGTCTCGCTGGCGACCAAAGTGGGCATACCGCACCCCGACGCGGGCGAGCACCCGCCGCTGTCGGCACCTGCGCTGCGGGCCTGCGTGCGAGGCAGCCTCGAACGGCTCGGGGTCGAGCACATCGACGTGCTCTACCTGCACCAACCCGACCGCGCCACTCCCCTGGACGAAACCCTGTCCACAGTGTCCGAACTCGTGACCGAGGGCAGGGTCGGAGCGCTGGGCGTGTCCAACTTCGCCGCCTGGCAGATCGCGGAGATCAACAGGATCACCGACCTGATCGGCGCACCCCGCCCCCGCGTGGCTCAGCAACTGCACAACCTGCTGGCCAGACGCGTGGAAGAGGAGTACACCGAGTTCGCCGCGGTCACCGGGTTGACCACCATGGTGTACAACCCGCTGGCCGGAGGGCTGCTGACCGGCAGGCACCACTTCTCCAGCACTCCCGGGACGGGACGCTTCGGCGACTCGAGGCTGGCCGGCATGTACACCGAGCGCTACTGGAACTCCGAACTGTTCGAGGCGGTGAACCGACTTCACGAGATCGCCGAAGGCGCGGGGGTGACCATGCCCGAACTGGCGCTGCGCTGGCTGCTGGGCCGCCCCACCACCGACGCGCTGCTGCTCGGCGCCTCCAGCGAGAAACAGCTGACGAGCAACCTGGACGCGGTGCGCGCGGGAGCGCTGCCCACCGATGTGGCGGCGGCGTGCGACGAGGTGGGGAAAACACTGCGTGGCCCGATGCCCGCCTACAACCGCTGA